ACGGAATTTCTGCGAATTATCCCAATGTGGTTTTGATTGTCCTTCTTATTGATGAAAGGCCTGAAGAAGTGACTCAAATGGAACGTTCGGTGAAAGGATATGTTATTGCTTCAACGTTCGATCAGAAACCGGAAAACCATCTTCGGGTTGCCGAACTCACCTTAGAAAGGGCAAAGAGGCTTGTGGAAGAGGGGAAGGACGTGGTTATCCTTCTCGATAGCATCACTCGCTTGGCTCGATCCAACAACCTGGTTGTACCAACTACTGGAAAAACACTCTCTGGAGGTATTGACTCTTCGGCTTTACACTGGCCGAAACGCTTCTTTGGGGCGGCCCGCAATATTGAAGAGGGTGGAAGTTTGACGATTCTTGCTACGGCCCTCATTGATACCGGTTCTCGAATGGACGAAGTTATTTATGAGGAATTCAAGGGTACAGGGAATATGGAGCTCCATCTCAGTAGAGCTCTGGCCGAGAGTAGAATTTTTCCGGCGATTGACATTCATCGTTCTGGTACCCGAAAGGAGGAGTTGCTCCTCAAGAAGGAAGACCTAGAGAGAATCTGGACTCTACGGAGGCTTCTGGCAAATGTTGAGTCGCAGGAAGCCATCCAGATGGTCATCGAACGTATGCAAAACACCCGTTCCAACCGGGAATTTCTCAAAATCATTGACCAGGTTATGAAAGCCTCCCGCTAAGGGCTTCGTTTGTGCTCTTTTGACACCTGAGAATGTCCATGTTATAATATCTTCCACTTTTGGTGAGGTAGAGGTGAACAACATGAAGAAGGGAATCCATCCAGAATATAAAGAAACTCGAGTGGTCTGTGCCTGTGGAAATTCTTTTATGACCCGTTCGACCAGGTTTCCTGAAATTAAGGTGGAGATTTGCGCGAAATGTCATCCTTTCTTCACTGGCCAACAAAAGCTGGTGGATACCGCCGGGAGAGTGGAGAAATTTCGCAGCAAATACGGAGATACGTACTAGTTGGTTCTGTATAGCTGGTTTAAAGGAAGTAGCTTCATGTGCTACTTCCTTTTTTGATTTTGGGGACGTTTTTATGGATGTTTCTCTGGTTACATGGACTCCGGAACCGGAAATAACAATCGCTCTGGCAGCACGGACCTGCTACAGCACAAATCCTCCTCAAGAGATCGCCGTAGAAAAAGCGAGACAATTAATTCGGGAACTTTTGCATCGAGGACACGAATCAATTCTTGAACACGCTTCGTTTACTTTTCGTATAGAGGGGATTTCTCGAGTGGCATCACATCAACTGGTCCGGCATCGCTTGGCATCGTATGCGCAACAGAGCCAGCGTTATGTTTCTCTTGAAGTGTCAGATTTTGTGTGCCCCCCGATAGTTGAGGAAAATCCACAAGCCAAGAGTCTTTATTGGGAAGTGGTGCAACGTTGCAAAGAAGCGTATGGAAAACTCTTAGCCTTGGGAATACCTAAGGAGGATGCCCGTTATATCATTCCGCAGGGAATGACTACGAATTTGGTATTTACAGCTAACGCCCGAGAACTTTTGCATGTTTTTCGCCTACGTCTTTGTAATAGAGCTCAGTGGGAAATCCGGGAATTGTGTTTGAGGATGTTGGCAATAGTCCAGGGGAAGGCACCAGCGGTTTTCGAATTTGCTGGTCCTCCTTGTGTGGATGGAATTTGTCCGGAAGGGGAGAAAAGCTGTGGGCAACCGTGGAGAAAGAGTGGAAAATAAAAGAACGTGTCTTGATGTAGGGGGTCAAGCTTTGATCGAAGGGGTCATGATGCGTACTCCTTTCAGAGTGGCTCTGGCAGTGCGCAAGAGAAATGGAGATATTGCCGTAGAGGTGAGGAATACCAAACCCCTTGTCAAGAGAAACCGCTTTTTTGGTTTGCCTATTATTCGAGGGATTGTGGGTCTAGTGGATTCCTTAATAGTTGGGTGGCAGGCTCTTTCGTACTCGGTATCGGTTGCTTTTGAAGAGGAGGAGGAAAAACTGAGCACTTTTGATATGGGAGTGGCTATTCTTATTGCGCTTGGTCTTTTTGTGGGTCTTTTTGTTGCTCTTCCTACCTTTTTAGCCTCTTTTGTGGATCGATTTATCTCCTCGACCTTCTTGTACAATCTTGTGGAAGGGTGTATCCGGGTGGGGATTTTTCTTGTGTATCTTGCGGTTATTGCCAGTTTGAAGGATATCAGAAGGGTGTTTGAGTACCATGGTGCTGAACATAAAGCAATTTTTACTTTTGAAAGTGGTGAAGAGTTGAAACCGGAAAATGCTGAAAAGTTTACCACCTGGCATCCTCGCTGTGGGACAAATTGGCTGATTGTGGTTATGATTGTGAGTATTTTTGTTTTTTCCCTTTTGGGAAGACCTGGAATCGTTGGTAGAGTGCTCACCCGAGTTCTCGTCGTTCCTCTGGTGGCCGGCCTTGCCTATGAAGTGATTCGATTTATTTCGCGCTACCGGAGTAATAGCCTAATTTATTCACTGAGTTTACCGGGCCTCTGGTTACAACGGATTACGACTCGAGAACCAGACCGCTCTCAACTCGAAGTCGCTTTTTCGGCGCTGAAGGGAAGTTTAGGGGAGGAAAGGGACAATGTGGCGGGAGAAAGTTGAAGCCATTGCCAAACAGTACGAAGAATTGACCCAGAAAATGGTTGATCCTGCGGTAATCAGTGATATGACCCGTTATCGAGATTATGCTCAGAGCCTTGCTGAGATAGAACCCCTGGTCAGCAAGTACAGAGAGTATCAAAGATTGGAAAAGGAGCTGGAGGAAGAACGAGCTCTTTTCAGGGTTGAAAAGGACCCGGAAATGAGGATTCTCTTAGAGGAGGATATGGACCGTCTTCGGGATGCCATGGATAGAATCGCTGGGGAAATTAAGATTATGCTCCTTCCCCGGGATCCTCGGGATGAGAAAGATACACTGGTAGAGGTTCGAGCAGGAACTGGTGGTGAAGAAGCGGCGCTTTTTGTGGCTGACCTTTTCCGGATGTATAGTCGTTATGCTGAACGACAGGGATGGAAAATCGAGGTGATGAGCGCGAATCCTACAGAGCTGGGGGGGTTTAAAGAAATCATTTTTGCCGTGGAGGGGAAAGGGGCGTACAGTAAATTTAAGTTTGAAAGTGGAGTTCACCGTGTGCAGAGAATTCCGATTACCGAAGCGGGAGGGCGTATTCACACTTCTACAGCGACTGTGGCTGTGTTACCAGAAGCCGATGAAGTGGAAGTGGAAATAAAGCCCGAGGAACTGCGGATTGATGTATATCGTTCCTCCGGTCATGGGGGGCAGAGTGTGAATACCACCGATTCAGCAGTCCGGGTTACCCATATTCCCACGGGGATGGTGGTTACCTGTCAGGATGAAAAGTCGCAGCATAAAAATAAAGCTAAGGCCCTGCGGATTTTAAGGGCGAGGCTCTTAGAGTTAGAACGAAGGACCCAAAAAGAAGAAATAGACCGGGAAAGGAAAACGCAGATTGGAACTGGAGAACGAAGTGAACGCATTCGGACTTATAATTTTCCTCAGAACCGGGTTACCGATCACCGTATCAATCTTACTCTCTATCGCCTGGAGTCGGTTCTGGAAGGAGATTTAGAAGAAATTATTGAGGCGCTGGCTGCCGAGGAAAGGGCTAAGATGCTTGAAAAGGTTGGTTAGGTGTGGCTCTGGTAAGGAAAATCTGGAAGGACTTGGTGAACACTTTGCGGGAGAATCGGATTCTTTCTCCAACGCGGGAAGCTCGTCTTTTGTTGGCTCAACTCCTTCGCACCACCCCCGGCCGGGTATACCTTTTCTGGGATTTTGACTTGGATGGGGAACTCTTGCGGGAGCTTTATGCCATGCTTGAAGAACGCTTGCGAGGTGTTCCTTTACAGTACATTTTGGGGGAATGGGAATTTTTATCGTTACCATTTCAGATGGAGAAGGGAGTTTTTATTCCTCGATTTGATACTGAAGCC
This portion of the Atribacterota bacterium genome encodes:
- a CDS encoding DUF1385 domain-containing protein, yielding MMRTPFRVALAVRKRNGDIAVEVRNTKPLVKRNRFFGLPIIRGIVGLVDSLIVGWQALSYSVSVAFEEEEEKLSTFDMGVAILIALGLFVGLFVALPTFLASFVDRFISSTFLYNLVEGCIRVGIFLVYLAVIASLKDIRRVFEYHGAEHKAIFTFESGEELKPENAEKFTTWHPRCGTNWLIVVMIVSIFVFSLLGRPGIVGRVLTRVLVVPLVAGLAYEVIRFISRYRSNSLIYSLSLPGLWLQRITTREPDRSQLEVAFSALKGSLGEERDNVAGES
- the rho gene encoding transcription termination factor Rho, whose amino-acid sequence is GISANYPNVVLIVLLIDERPEEVTQMERSVKGYVIASTFDQKPENHLRVAELTLERAKRLVEEGKDVVILLDSITRLARSNNLVVPTTGKTLSGGIDSSALHWPKRFFGAARNIEEGGSLTILATALIDTGSRMDEVIYEEFKGTGNMELHLSRALAESRIFPAIDIHRSGTRKEELLLKKEDLERIWTLRRLLANVESQEAIQMVIERMQNTRSNREFLKIIDQVMKASR
- the prfA gene encoding peptide chain release factor 1; protein product: MWREKVEAIAKQYEELTQKMVDPAVISDMTRYRDYAQSLAEIEPLVSKYREYQRLEKELEEERALFRVEKDPEMRILLEEDMDRLRDAMDRIAGEIKIMLLPRDPRDEKDTLVEVRAGTGGEEAALFVADLFRMYSRYAERQGWKIEVMSANPTELGGFKEIIFAVEGKGAYSKFKFESGVHRVQRIPITEAGGRIHTSTATVAVLPEADEVEVEIKPEELRIDVYRSSGHGGQSVNTTDSAVRVTHIPTGMVVTCQDEKSQHKNKAKALRILRARLLELERRTQKEEIDRERKTQIGTGERSERIRTYNFPQNRVTDHRINLTLYRLESVLEGDLEEIIEALAAEERAKMLEKVG
- the rpmE gene encoding 50S ribosomal protein L31, whose amino-acid sequence is MKKGIHPEYKETRVVCACGNSFMTRSTRFPEIKVEICAKCHPFFTGQQKLVDTAGRVEKFRSKYGDTY
- the thyX gene encoding FAD-dependent thymidylate synthase encodes the protein MDVSLVTWTPEPEITIALAARTCYSTNPPQEIAVEKARQLIRELLHRGHESILEHASFTFRIEGISRVASHQLVRHRLASYAQQSQRYVSLEVSDFVCPPIVEENPQAKSLYWEVVQRCKEAYGKLLALGIPKEDARYIIPQGMTTNLVFTANARELLHVFRLRLCNRAQWEIRELCLRMLAIVQGKAPAVFEFAGPPCVDGICPEGEKSCGQPWRKSGK